One segment of Desulfovermiculus halophilus DSM 18834 DNA contains the following:
- a CDS encoding type IV pilus modification PilV family protein, protein MPYYAKNNSDGLTLIEVLVSMVILVVGILSVMTMLSTAAKGNAQARKMSRALNVAETKLDEFLYGDEACSGSGNLNGYEWNYNSTASNPVNGTTYCKVTVSWSSYGDEKNISLDTLRAE, encoded by the coding sequence ATGCCATATTACGCTAAGAACAACTCCGATGGCTTGACTTTAATCGAGGTGTTGGTGTCCATGGTCATTCTGGTTGTCGGCATACTGTCTGTCATGACCATGCTGTCCACAGCAGCCAAAGGGAATGCCCAAGCTAGAAAAATGAGCCGGGCATTGAACGTTGCTGAAACAAAGCTGGATGAGTTTTTATACGGCGATGAGGCATGTAGTGGAAGTGGAAATCTCAATGGATATGAGTGGAATTACAATTCTACAGCAAGTAATCCGGTGAATGGAACAACCTATTGTAAGGTTACCGTTAGTTGGTCCAGTTATGGAGATGAAAAGAATATTTCTTTGGACACCTTAAGAGCTGAATGA
- a CDS encoding pilus assembly PilX family protein produces the protein MSETKINQEGSTLVVTVLVLVILSILGTAALTLTNTELLIARNMKLKANAFYNAESGVRFALTGIKRGLINSTLDLPGIKIDKDELNGLDLSATLNVDNARSEGIIFLYPNPLSENPADSNRYCFISTGKDETDSDTKATISTCFQIKDKPYYAFKQGIVSGGNININGVVNIDGNLHANGNITQTGVGGGAVDGQVTSVYESEIDADVNGTIAFGEEYEIHIPRVTSDNIPSEFDADEVLSGGEEIDQSLVDNVWNDTSSENPIIYVNGDVTIKSGTDVASLTIISEGSIEFKGHSSWEDNEKLSTTIIAMNDITFNGSSDSYGIFWCNGSFIRKGSSLVHGSIVAGAEVDDSDVDFSGTLEFNYVDNMSDDIYVPSPSTPVNITWKEM, from the coding sequence ATGTCTGAGACAAAGATAAATCAAGAGGGATCAACCCTTGTGGTCACAGTCCTAGTCCTGGTCATTCTGTCCATCTTGGGCACGGCCGCTCTGACCTTAACCAATACAGAGCTACTTATCGCCAGAAATATGAAACTAAAGGCTAATGCATTTTATAATGCTGAATCTGGAGTAAGATTTGCTTTGACAGGAATCAAGAGAGGTTTAATAAATAGTACTCTTGATTTACCAGGGATCAAAATTGATAAGGACGAGTTGAATGGACTGGACTTAAGTGCAACATTGAATGTTGATAATGCTAGATCTGAAGGTATTATATTCTTATATCCAAATCCATTAAGTGAAAATCCTGCTGATAGTAATAGATACTGTTTTATATCGACGGGAAAGGATGAAACTGACTCGGATACAAAAGCAACTATTTCAACTTGTTTTCAAATTAAGGATAAACCTTATTATGCATTTAAGCAAGGAATTGTTTCGGGAGGCAATATAAATATCAATGGGGTTGTAAATATTGATGGAAATCTACATGCCAATGGAAATATAACTCAAACAGGAGTTGGTGGAGGGGCAGTTGATGGTCAAGTTACATCTGTTTATGAGTCCGAGATTGATGCAGATGTGAATGGAACTATTGCTTTTGGTGAAGAATATGAAATACATATACCAAGGGTAACATCTGATAATATACCAAGTGAATTTGATGCCGATGAAGTTCTTTCAGGCGGAGAGGAAATTGATCAAAGCTTGGTAGACAATGTATGGAATGACACTTCTTCTGAAAATCCAATCATATATGTCAATGGAGACGTAACAATAAAATCAGGAACTGATGTAGCGAGCTTAACAATAATTTCAGAGGGTTCAATCGAATTCAAGGGTCATTCCTCATGGGAAGATAATGAAAAACTTTCTACAACCATAATCGCAATGAATGACATCACATTTAATGGAAGTAGTGATAGTTATGGTATTTTTTGGTGTAATGGAAGTTTTATAAGGAAAGGGTCAAGTCTTGTTCATGGTTCAATAGTTGCTGGAGCAGAAGTAGATGATAGTGATGTTGATTTCAGCGGAACATTAGAGTTTAATTATGTTGACAATATGAGTGATGATATATATGTCCCTAGTCCTTCGACACCTGTTAATATTACGTGGAAAGAAATGTAA
- a CDS encoding UDP-glucose dehydrogenase family protein: protein MNICIVGTGYVGLVTAACFAEMGNQVVCVDVNQEIVSRLQQGKVHIYEPGLEDLVQRNAHAGRLTFTTSLEKGLEDSLFAFICVGTPSDSDGSCDMRAVSAVARQIGQTMTDYKIVVTKSTVPVGTADAVRRIVSDELTARGANIEFDVVSNPEFLKEGDAVSDFLKPDRVIVGTDNVRTAELLKILYSPFARSRDKLMVMSVRSAEMTKYAANCMLATKISFINEVANICEQVGADVREVRLGIGADHRIGYEFIYPGMGYGGSCFPKDVQALINTAKNHAYEPQLLTAVHEVNQRQKTSLAAKIKEYFQPQGGVGGKTLAVWGLSFKANTDDIRESAALAMIDELAAQGMQIRAFDPEAGERAGQRYADNPRVQIEDDHYKMLDGANALAVATEWNQFRNPDFAGIKRRLTAPVIFDGRNLYHPEHLASQGFAYFCIGRPMTDGNRA, encoded by the coding sequence ATGAATATTTGTATTGTTGGAACCGGCTACGTGGGGCTGGTCACGGCCGCCTGTTTCGCCGAGATGGGCAATCAGGTGGTCTGTGTGGATGTGAATCAAGAGATCGTCAGCCGCCTGCAGCAGGGCAAGGTCCATATTTATGAGCCCGGTCTGGAAGATCTGGTGCAGCGAAACGCTCATGCCGGCAGGTTGACGTTCACCACCTCGCTGGAAAAAGGGCTGGAGGACAGCCTGTTTGCCTTTATCTGCGTGGGTACGCCTTCAGACAGCGACGGCTCCTGCGACATGCGCGCGGTAAGCGCAGTTGCCCGGCAGATCGGGCAAACCATGACCGACTACAAGATAGTGGTCACCAAATCCACGGTTCCGGTGGGCACTGCGGATGCAGTGCGCCGGATCGTCTCAGATGAGCTCACAGCTCGCGGGGCGAACATAGAGTTTGACGTGGTCTCCAATCCCGAGTTTCTCAAAGAAGGGGATGCGGTCAGCGATTTTCTCAAGCCGGACCGGGTGATTGTGGGCACGGACAACGTGCGCACTGCCGAACTGCTCAAGATCCTGTACAGTCCCTTCGCCCGCAGCCGGGACAAGCTGATGGTCATGTCTGTGCGCAGTGCGGAGATGACCAAGTACGCCGCAAACTGCATGCTGGCCACCAAGATTTCCTTTATCAACGAGGTGGCCAATATCTGCGAGCAGGTTGGCGCTGATGTCCGGGAAGTGCGGCTGGGGATCGGCGCTGATCACCGGATCGGGTATGAGTTCATCTACCCGGGCATGGGCTACGGAGGATCCTGCTTTCCCAAGGATGTGCAGGCTCTAATCAACACCGCCAAGAATCACGCCTACGAGCCCCAGCTCTTGACTGCGGTTCACGAGGTGAATCAGCGGCAGAAAACCAGCCTGGCTGCCAAAATCAAAGAGTATTTCCAGCCCCAGGGGGGGGTGGGCGGAAAGACCCTGGCCGTCTGGGGGCTCTCGTTCAAGGCCAACACCGACGATATCCGGGAATCGGCCGCTCTGGCCATGATCGATGAGTTGGCCGCGCAGGGCATGCAGATACGGGCCTTTGATCCGGAGGCCGGAGAGCGGGCCGGGCAGAGGTATGCAGATAACCCCCGGGTGCAGATAGAAGATGACCACTACAAGATGCTGGACGGAGCCAATGCCTTGGCTGTGGCCACGGAGTGGAACCAGTTCCGCAATCCGGACTTTGCCGGGATTAAGCGCCGACTGACCGCACCGGTCATATTCGACGGCCGCAACCTCTATCACCCCGAGCACCTGGCCAGTCAAGGCTTTGCCTACTTCTGTATCGGACGACCGATGACGGACGGCAACCGGGCTTAG
- a CDS encoding IS110 family transposase — translation MNQDKTKQTISVVHPVCCGLDVHKKSISACLIFNDSSGQEQSIIQEFDTFTDSLIRLREWLIEHSCPIVAMESTGIYWRPVHNILEEAVEVILVNARHVKNVPGRKTDIADSRWLAGLLRYGLVKGSFIPPKHVREWRDITRCRQKHVQTQNDYKRRVHKLFESANIKIDSVLSDPFGATGRRLIALLADPEAEITLEDVKKAAHGRVRHKAFELFRSIQGHFTAHHAFMLRSLLRSISHHEQEIETLDCRLKELMSEHTPILEELDRIPGINEVTARAVLAEIGPDLEAFPSCSHLTSWAGLCPGNNESAGKRKGGKSPVKKHHLKTILVEAAWAATRKKDSYYKEKFHRLKSRRGPKKAIVAIAHRLLKAIYHVIKFGTAFRDLGAHYLQQRAQAATLRYLRKQASVLGMKLVPTEA, via the coding sequence ATGAATCAAGACAAGACTAAACAAACTATTTCTGTTGTCCACCCTGTATGCTGTGGTCTGGACGTGCACAAAAAATCAATCTCTGCCTGCTTGATATTCAATGATTCCAGCGGGCAAGAGCAAAGCATCATCCAAGAGTTCGACACTTTCACCGACAGCCTGATACGACTTCGAGAGTGGCTCATCGAGCATAGCTGCCCCATAGTAGCCATGGAAAGCACGGGAATCTATTGGAGACCGGTCCACAATATCCTTGAAGAAGCAGTAGAGGTTATTCTGGTCAATGCTCGTCATGTCAAAAACGTGCCCGGGCGCAAGACGGATATTGCCGACAGCAGATGGCTCGCCGGGCTGCTTCGGTACGGCTTGGTCAAAGGCAGCTTCATTCCTCCAAAACATGTGCGGGAATGGCGGGACATCACCCGGTGCCGACAAAAGCACGTTCAAACCCAAAATGACTACAAAAGACGAGTCCACAAGCTCTTTGAATCAGCCAACATCAAGATTGATTCTGTGCTTTCTGATCCTTTTGGAGCCACAGGGCGTCGGCTTATTGCTTTGCTGGCAGACCCTGAGGCAGAGATTACCCTGGAAGACGTCAAAAAAGCAGCTCATGGCAGGGTAAGGCACAAGGCTTTTGAGCTTTTTCGTTCCATTCAGGGCCATTTCACTGCTCACCATGCTTTTATGCTGCGGTCTCTGCTTCGGAGTATTTCTCACCATGAACAGGAGATTGAGACTCTTGACTGTCGCCTTAAGGAACTGATGAGCGAGCATACTCCCATTCTTGAGGAGTTGGACCGTATTCCAGGCATCAATGAAGTAACTGCCAGGGCTGTACTGGCTGAGATAGGTCCAGACCTGGAGGCATTTCCCTCCTGCAGCCATCTGACTTCCTGGGCTGGTCTCTGTCCCGGGAACAACGAAAGCGCCGGAAAACGCAAAGGGGGCAAAAGCCCGGTCAAAAAGCATCATCTGAAAACGATTCTGGTTGAAGCCGCTTGGGCCGCTACGAGGAAAAAGGATTCGTATTACAAAGAAAAATTCCACCGTCTCAAGTCACGTCGAGGGCCTAAAAAGGCCATAGTAGCTATTGCCCACAGATTACTCAAAGCCATATACCATGTGATCAAGTTCGGAACAGCATTTAGAGATCTGGGTGCACACTATCTGCAACAAAGAGCTCAAGCAGCAACCTTAAGGTACTTGAGAAAACAAGCATCGGTCCTTGGCATGAAGTTGGTGCCCACTGAAGCCTGA
- a CDS encoding AEC family transporter — MQFLLIFNQSLLPLLLIVGIAIFCQRFFQPDIKQIAGLALNVFAPLLVFDSLTRHQTTLPELWQPFLFMVLLTGAMLILGRLAACALRLSPQDRISFILACSMINIGNFGLPLIYFTYGQQAVPMSVIIFVVFNIPLTTLAIFVSSDKAHTRDMLMDVLKIPIFHAMLLALIFTAAHWQLPSGLAKGVHLMAEGAIPLLIFVLGLQLATISLSRHWKVYAWAIVLAVGIRLFASPLLADRILNLFSFPALEHNVALLQTSGPSALLPLMYAINFNRSPELLAALILSTTVVSGISLPLVISLL; from the coding sequence ATGCAATTCCTGCTCATATTCAACCAATCACTCCTCCCCCTGCTGCTCATTGTAGGCATCGCCATTTTCTGCCAGCGCTTCTTTCAGCCGGACATCAAGCAAATCGCCGGTCTGGCCCTGAATGTCTTCGCCCCGCTTTTGGTCTTTGATTCCCTGACCCGGCATCAGACCACACTGCCCGAACTCTGGCAGCCGTTTTTGTTCATGGTCCTGCTCACCGGGGCCATGCTGATCCTGGGCAGGCTGGCGGCTTGTGCCCTTCGCCTGTCACCCCAGGATCGAATATCCTTCATATTGGCCTGCTCCATGATCAATATCGGCAACTTCGGCCTGCCCCTGATCTATTTCACTTATGGTCAGCAGGCCGTTCCCATGTCGGTGATCATTTTTGTGGTCTTCAACATCCCCCTGACCACGCTGGCCATTTTCGTCAGCAGCGACAAGGCCCATACCAGGGACATGCTCATGGATGTGCTCAAGATCCCCATCTTTCACGCCATGCTCCTGGCCCTGATCTTTACCGCCGCGCATTGGCAGCTCCCCTCCGGACTGGCCAAAGGGGTGCACCTCATGGCCGAGGGGGCGATTCCGCTGCTCATATTCGTCCTTGGACTGCAGCTGGCCACAATCTCCTTGAGCAGGCACTGGAAGGTCTACGCCTGGGCCATCGTTTTGGCGGTCGGCATCCGGCTGTTTGCCTCTCCCCTGCTGGCCGACCGGATTCTCAACCTGTTCTCCTTCCCGGCCCTGGAACATAACGTAGCCCTGCTCCAGACCTCCGGCCCGTCCGCCCTGCTGCCACTGATGTACGCCATCAACTTCAATCGTTCGCCAGAGCTTTTGGCCGCCCTGATCCTGAGCACGACCGTTGTCTCCGGTATCTCCCTGCCCCTGGTCATTTCCCTGCTTTAG
- a CDS encoding ARMT1-like domain-containing protein, whose amino-acid sequence MNNLPEVKSIADLAYGRDPYLDAWLLHFMTKNNLEHLIAPDKNASLDQLRFLVDMQEGQFFAPCTDWMLDNLLKSEMTAELRNEYRATWRRLVLLIRHIPLDPYLRRKIVALCRYKFQNTLRYPFVIPSRLMKWLLTIFLSQSALQDPYQERKKTFNARAHKFMHTALFKRFISACPSSTMGCKRIQDLRWQLDILEFKRLFCLSTWNAIWEIEDFSPQPDEVDREIGRDWTDFEQTMTDIFGTQNRGMKILYVPNSAGGILFDLMIVQAFHRLGHKVILALKEGFYYDYPIFWDYENDPVLSEFLNGARLIEDSNISKNDLLDTLRANDLVVISDGTRERLNMYRTSVTFARAWKESDVVIAKGSGNYHRLVYSSHQFTRDILAFYRDEDGTVHFSYKPKSPKVDIHSEKDLVLKAERIKRRMLKAHDNGQKVMFYSAIVGSIPGQTQTAITVLNTFVHYLRTKLEKTYIINPAEHFESGMDADDLMYMWEIVQRSGLLDIWRFQTVEDIETSFELMGEKIPPIWAGKDATYSTGCTKEMQIALEVQQKYPEMQIIGPNPERFFRRREYGIGKFFDASMERRFVRRS is encoded by the coding sequence GTGAATAACCTGCCGGAAGTGAAATCAATCGCCGACCTGGCCTACGGCCGGGATCCGTACCTTGATGCCTGGCTTTTGCACTTTATGACCAAAAACAACCTGGAGCATTTGATCGCTCCGGACAAGAACGCCTCCCTGGACCAGCTCCGGTTTCTGGTCGATATGCAGGAGGGGCAGTTTTTTGCTCCCTGCACGGACTGGATGCTGGACAACCTGCTCAAATCGGAGATGACTGCTGAGCTGCGGAACGAGTACCGGGCCACATGGCGCAGGCTGGTCCTTCTGATCCGGCACATCCCGCTGGATCCGTATCTGCGGCGAAAAATCGTCGCCTTGTGCCGCTACAAGTTTCAAAACACCCTGCGCTACCCATTTGTCATTCCCTCCCGGCTCATGAAATGGCTTTTGACCATCTTTCTCAGCCAAAGTGCGCTTCAGGATCCTTACCAGGAGCGGAAAAAGACATTCAATGCCCGGGCCCACAAGTTCATGCATACAGCCCTGTTCAAGAGATTCATCAGCGCCTGTCCCAGTTCGACCATGGGCTGCAAGAGGATCCAGGACTTGCGCTGGCAGCTGGACATCCTGGAGTTCAAGCGCCTCTTTTGCCTGTCCACCTGGAACGCGATCTGGGAAATCGAGGACTTTTCTCCGCAGCCCGACGAAGTGGACCGGGAGATCGGCAGGGATTGGACAGATTTCGAACAGACCATGACCGATATCTTCGGAACCCAGAACCGGGGGATGAAGATCCTGTACGTGCCCAACTCGGCCGGGGGCATCCTCTTTGACCTGATGATTGTCCAGGCTTTTCACCGGCTGGGACACAAGGTCATCCTGGCCCTGAAGGAGGGGTTCTACTATGACTACCCAATCTTCTGGGACTATGAGAACGACCCGGTGCTCTCCGAGTTCCTCAATGGCGCACGGCTGATCGAAGACAGCAACATCTCCAAGAACGACCTTCTGGACACGTTGCGGGCCAACGACCTGGTGGTCATTTCAGACGGCACCAGGGAAAGGCTGAATATGTACCGGACCTCGGTCACCTTTGCCCGGGCCTGGAAAGAATCGGATGTAGTCATTGCCAAGGGCAGCGGCAACTACCACCGCCTGGTGTACAGCTCCCATCAGTTCACCCGGGACATACTGGCCTTTTACCGGGATGAGGACGGAACAGTGCACTTCAGCTACAAGCCGAAATCCCCCAAGGTGGACATCCACTCCGAAAAGGATCTGGTGCTCAAGGCTGAACGGATTAAGCGCCGGATGCTCAAGGCACATGACAACGGGCAGAAGGTCATGTTTTACAGCGCGATCGTGGGCAGCATTCCGGGTCAGACCCAAACCGCCATTACGGTCCTGAACACTTTTGTCCACTATCTGCGCACCAAGCTGGAAAAGACGTACATCATCAACCCGGCCGAGCATTTCGAGTCTGGCATGGATGCGGACGATCTGATGTATATGTGGGAAATCGTTCAGCGCAGCGGTCTGCTGGATATCTGGAGGTTCCAGACCGTGGAGGATATTGAAACCAGCTTCGAGCTCATGGGGGAAAAGATTCCGCCGATCTGGGCCGGGAAGGACGCGACCTACTCCACCGGATGCACCAAAGAGATGCAGATCGCCCTGGAGGTACAGCAAAAATATCCGGAGATGCAGATCATCGGCCCCAACCCGGAACGTTTCTTCCGGCGGCGGGAATACGGGATAGGCAAGTTTTTCGACGCCAGCATGGAACGCCGGTTCGTCCGCAGATCCTGA